The following proteins are co-located in the Billgrantia tianxiuensis genome:
- a CDS encoding SanA/YdcF family protein, translated as MQALLWKTFKLLLMSLGALLLLAVLLFVGANLWVLAQTHGRIEHELPLCGPERVGIVFGTSHWTRSGVRNPHFDARINAASRLMRLSRVEHLLLSGDNRTRQYNEPITMWRDLRAQYVRDEDMTLDYAGFSTFDTLARARDVFGVDRVLLVTQSWHLPRALFIADALGLEAYGCSAPSRPVAGLWRLQAREWMARAATVGDLYVWGREPYFLGPLEPLQIAPPAWRQLLDLEPEAEELP; from the coding sequence ATGCAGGCGCTGCTGTGGAAAACCTTCAAGCTTCTTCTGATGTCGCTCGGCGCACTGTTGCTGCTGGCCGTGCTGCTGTTCGTGGGCGCCAACCTGTGGGTGCTGGCGCAGACGCATGGCCGTATCGAACACGAGCTGCCGTTGTGCGGTCCCGAGCGGGTGGGCATCGTCTTCGGGACTTCCCACTGGACCCGCAGCGGTGTGCGCAATCCGCATTTCGATGCGCGCATCAACGCAGCATCCCGCCTGATGCGGTTGAGCCGGGTCGAGCACCTGCTGCTTTCCGGTGATAATCGTACCCGTCAGTACAACGAACCCATCACCATGTGGCGCGACTTGCGCGCCCAGTACGTGCGTGATGAGGATATGACCCTCGACTACGCCGGTTTCAGTACCTTCGATACCCTGGCGCGGGCGCGGGACGTGTTTGGCGTCGATCGGGTTCTGCTGGTCACGCAGTCGTGGCATTTGCCGCGCGCACTGTTCATTGCCGATGCGCTTGGTCTCGAGGCGTATGGCTGCAGTGCGCCGTCGCGTCCGGTGGCGGGCCTGTGGCGTCTGCAGGCGCGGGAGTGGATGGCGCGAGCGGCCACCGTGGGTGATCTCTACGTATGGGGGCGCGAGCCGTATTTCCTGGGGCCGCTCGAGCCGCTACAGATCGCTCCGCCAGCCTGGCGTCAGTTGCTTGACCTGGAGCCGGAGGCGGAGGAGTTGCCGTGA
- a CDS encoding aminotransferase class V-fold PLP-dependent enzyme, translated as MNHLATERPLSAPAFDVAGIRAQFPILERQVHGRPLIYFDNAATSQTPLAVIDTFRDYFCRYNANIHRGLHTLADEATAAYEATRETVRNFLNAADRREIVFTRGTTEAINLVANSWGRANLKAGDEVLVSLLEHHSNIVPWQLLAAQLGIKVRVIPVDERGVLDLDAYRALFTERTRLVAVNHVSNAFGTINPVREMATIAHEHGALILVDGAQAVPHQRVDVRAIEADFYAFSGHKVYGPTGAGALYARAELLEAMPPWQGGGEMIKSVSFDVPTTFADIPHKFEAGTPAIAEVIALGVALDWVRGVGLERIGAWEATLLERATMAVSRIDGLRILGTAPDKAGVLSFVVDGAHSQDIALLIDQLGVAIRTGNHCAQPLLAHFGVTATCRASFAAYNTLEEVDAFVDALERVIGMVR; from the coding sequence ATGAACCACCTGGCCACCGAGCGACCGCTCAGCGCACCGGCCTTCGACGTGGCCGGGATTCGCGCCCAGTTCCCGATTCTCGAGCGGCAGGTGCATGGCCGCCCGCTGATCTATTTCGACAATGCTGCCACCAGCCAGACGCCATTGGCGGTAATCGATACCTTCCGCGACTACTTCTGCCGCTACAACGCCAATATTCATCGTGGCCTGCACACCCTGGCCGACGAGGCGACGGCGGCTTATGAAGCGACTCGCGAGACGGTGCGCAATTTCCTGAATGCCGCCGACCGGCGCGAGATCGTCTTCACCCGTGGCACCACCGAGGCGATCAACCTAGTGGCCAACAGTTGGGGCCGTGCCAACCTGAAGGCCGGCGACGAGGTGCTGGTCTCGCTGCTCGAGCATCACTCCAACATCGTGCCGTGGCAGCTCCTGGCCGCCCAGCTCGGCATCAAGGTCAGGGTGATTCCGGTGGACGAGCGCGGTGTGCTCGACCTCGACGCCTACCGTGCGCTGTTCACCGAGCGCACCCGGCTGGTGGCGGTCAACCACGTCTCCAACGCCTTCGGCACCATCAATCCGGTACGTGAAATGGCGACCATCGCTCACGAGCATGGTGCCCTGATCTTGGTCGACGGTGCCCAGGCGGTGCCGCACCAGCGGGTTGACGTGCGTGCCATCGAGGCTGATTTCTACGCCTTCTCCGGCCACAAGGTCTATGGTCCCACAGGGGCAGGTGCGCTCTACGCCAGGGCCGAGTTGCTCGAGGCCATGCCGCCATGGCAGGGCGGCGGTGAGATGATCAAGAGCGTCTCCTTCGACGTGCCCACCACCTTCGCCGACATTCCCCACAAGTTCGAGGCGGGTACGCCGGCCATCGCCGAAGTGATTGCCCTGGGCGTGGCGCTGGACTGGGTCCGCGGCGTGGGGCTCGAGCGTATCGGTGCTTGGGAGGCGACGCTGCTGGAGCGCGCCACGATGGCGGTGTCGCGCATTGACGGGCTGCGCATACTGGGGACCGCACCGGACAAGGCTGGTGTGCTCTCCTTCGTCGTCGACGGGGCGCATTCGCAGGATATCGCCCTGTTGATCGATCAGCTCGGCGTGGCCATTCGCACGGGCAACCACTGTGCCCAGCCACTGTTGGCGCACTTCGGTGTGACGGCGACTTGCCGGGCGTCGTTTGCCGCCTACAACACGCTGGAAGAGGTCGACGCCTTCGTCGACGCCCTCGAGCGTGTCATTGGCATGGTGCGCTGA
- the sufT gene encoding putative Fe-S cluster assembly protein SufT, with amino-acid sequence MSTIEQIASLQKGQTLPLQRDVDAISIPFGKTVTLTEDSVVSVMQAKGSSVSIGYEGRLYLIEGSNLDALGLEPLPRPTLPEDATDEEIEQFVWDQLRTCFDPEIPVNIVDLGLVYGCRIERLISGERIVTIRMTLTAPGCGMGDVIAADARNKILGAPQISRVHTEIVFDPPWSREMMSDEAKLELGMF; translated from the coding sequence ATGTCGACCATCGAACAGATCGCCAGCCTGCAGAAGGGCCAGACGCTGCCGCTGCAGCGTGACGTGGACGCCATCTCGATCCCCTTCGGCAAGACCGTGACCCTGACCGAGGATAGCGTGGTCAGCGTGATGCAGGCCAAGGGCAGCTCGGTCAGCATCGGCTACGAGGGACGTCTTTACCTGATCGAGGGTAGCAATCTCGATGCCCTGGGGCTCGAGCCGCTGCCGCGACCGACCCTGCCCGAGGATGCCACGGACGAGGAGATCGAGCAGTTCGTCTGGGATCAGTTGCGCACCTGCTTCGACCCCGAGATTCCGGTCAACATCGTCGACCTGGGGCTGGTCTACGGCTGCCGTATCGAGCGGCTGATCAGCGGCGAGCGTATCGTCACCATTCGCATGACCCTGACCGCGCCCGGCTGCGGCATGGGCGACGTGATTGCCGCCGATGCGCGCAACAAGATCCTCGGCGCCCCGCAAATCAGCCGGGTGCATACGGAAATCGTCTTCGATCCGCCCTGGAGCCGTGAGATGATGAGCGACGAGGCGAAGCTGGAACTCGGCATGTTCTAG